One window of Flavobacteriales bacterium genomic DNA carries:
- a CDS encoding peroxiredoxin, with product MEGTSMPRIGDQAPDFEALTTTGPLRFSEYIKDSWAILFSHPADFTPVCTTELSGFAKEKKWFAEHNTKLIGESIDSIHSHVAWVQNVREKTGVFMDFPIIADIDMKVANLYGMLHENASNTSAVRAVFFIDPKGIIRLIMYYPLNVGRNMDEIKRVLEAMQAVDANPGTAMPLNWRKGDKVILSPPKTLKDLDARLGEKNIELVDFYLAKKELA from the coding sequence GAACGAGCATGCCGAGGATCGGCGACCAAGCCCCGGATTTCGAAGCGTTGACCACGACAGGTCCCCTGCGCTTCAGCGAGTACATCAAGGATAGCTGGGCCATCCTCTTCTCACACCCGGCGGATTTCACGCCCGTATGCACCACGGAGCTTTCCGGCTTTGCCAAAGAGAAGAAGTGGTTCGCGGAGCACAATACGAAACTGATCGGCGAAAGCATCGACAGCATCCACAGCCATGTGGCCTGGGTGCAGAACGTGCGCGAGAAGACCGGTGTCTTCATGGACTTCCCCATCATCGCGGACATCGACATGAAGGTGGCGAACCTCTATGGCATGCTGCACGAGAACGCCAGCAACACCTCTGCGGTGCGGGCCGTGTTCTTCATCGACCCGAAAGGCATCATCCGCTTGATCATGTACTACCCGCTGAACGTGGGGCGCAACATGGACGAGATCAAGCGCGTGTTGGAGGCGATGCAGGCCGTCGATGCTAACCCCGGCACCGCCATGCCGCTGAACTGGAGGAAGGGCGATAAAGTGATCTTGTCCCCACCAAAGACCTTGAAGGATCTGGATGCGCGACTGGGGGAGAAGAACATCGAGCTGGTCGACTTCTACT